The sequence AATCGTGCGCCTTGTGATCAAGCCAGCGCACGAACGTGTCGTAGCTTCCGCTTTCCCTCTCGCGGTTGACGATGGAATAGGCGTAGTGGCGCAAATGTTCGAACAGCAGGCAGTGACGCGAGTGTGCAATGTCGTCAACGTTGACGTTCTTGGCCCAGGGCGCTGCCACGGCCAGATCGACATAATCGGCCAGGGCGCCCAATTCATAGACGGAGTTGTGTAACTCCTCGGTCGACCACCATGGATGTCCAGGTGTCTTGGCCACTGGTCCTGAATGGAAATTGGGGTCCGCACGCAGCACCACCGAAAATGCGGCGTAGACGGCCTTCATGAAGGCGATGGGTTTGTCGCGTGCGGCCTCGGTCGTGCACACCGGAGGAATCGCATAATAAAGGTGGCTATTGCCGGAGGCGCGGTTTCGCACAATCAGATTTGGCGCCGGCAGGCCCGCGTCCTCCCAGATCATCGAATTTGAATGGTCGAGGTCGAATATCAGCCAGCTGACAAGGCCTGGCCGATTGATTTGCATGTACGGATAACGCACCGCGTACTCGCGGGGGCGAGTACGGGTCGCCGTTTTGTTGTCACTGCAGCGCGGAATGTAGGGCGCCTCTTGCAGCACCCGGTGCAGGGCGGTACCGTGCTCGAAATATCGAACATCGGGCTCGGCAACGCTATTCACCCTTGTTCCCCAAGGGTGGCAAAACGGTGCCAGCGTGTAGCGCAAGCCCGGTACAGCACCCGAATTTTAGGGCGAGCAGATGCTCACCTCGGCCATGATTTGTCATGGGAGCTCCAGTTGCCAAGTGACAGGCGTAAAAAATCCCTTGCGCTGACTTGAGCACCGAACTAAAATCACGGCTGAAGAGTACGTAATTTATGTTTTGGCACTGCCAGCGCATTAGCAGAGGCCCGGTTCCCGCCGGGCCTTTTGCTTTTCAGGGCATCAAATTGTTAGCGTTTCAGATCAGCTCTTCATCGCAATCCTCATATTTCGTTGATCTATCGGTTACTTCTTGCTGCCATCGGCCAGGACTTGCAGCGCCTTGGTAATCTCGCTCATTGCCAGTTGCGCATCCACATCGGTGGCAAATTCAAGACGCAGCACTTTTTTGGCTTGTTGAACCTTGCAGTAAGTGGCGCGTCCCGAGCGCACGGTCACCGGCGCCGGCGCTACGCGCGGGGCAACCGCACGCCGAGAGGATCTGGTTGCCATCGCTACCCCCTGAGATTGCGTGGCGGCGCCGCTGATAATCGCGTCAATCGCCTGCATGACTCCCTCGGTATGGCCTTTGGCATGGAGTGCGGCGAGTTCGGCGGCAGCGTTGCGACCGAGCTTATCCGGATGGGCATCGAGCAGCGGTACTGCAGCTGCTGGCAATTCATCAAACACCATCAGATTGGCAACGGTCGTGCGAGGCACGCCGGCATGTTTCGCGACATCGGCAACGGTCAGCGTTTGATCCTCGGCCAGCAATTTCTTGAAACCCACATACTTCGCATAATCTGTCAGGCTGTTGTGCAGCAAATTGGCGTAAAAGGCATCACGATCCGCGTACTCGTCGTCCGATAGATCGAGTACGGCAGGGATGGTTGCACGGCCACGATCGACGTAAAAATCAAATCGGTTATGTCCGGATACCACTTCATACCCGCCATCCGGGGCAGGGCGCAGCGTCACCGGGGTGACCAGCTTGTTATTGTCGAGATTGGCGTATAACGCTTCTTTCTCGGCTTCAGTCAACAAGCGCTGGCGGCCGGCGACCTTGCGGATCCGGTTTGCCGGCGCATCGAAAGGCTTGCCGGTATTGCGTGCTGCCTCGTCCAGTGCCGCTTTGAGCGCCTCGACTTCGGCCTGGCTCGCTTCCTGCAACTGCACCAGGCGCGCGCGCAGTTCTGCCGACTCCTCATCCGAGCCGCCATCTGCCTGCTTGGCCACCGCAGCGTCGAGCTGCCGCTGCAGTTCATCAATCTTGGCTTGGTATTTCTGGGCCTCGATGCGGAAGGCGCCCAGCTGGCCGGGCATGGTCACATTGCGCTGACTGGCGATCGGTGTCGGAGGATTCTCGCTGACATTGCGTTCCAGGTTGGCCGTCTGGCCAAGCAGCCGTGCCGCCAACTTGTTGACGCGCGGTGGACGTTTGTCGTCTTTCTTACTCATGCTGCTTCCTTCATTTCGCGGTGCGCCCAGCATGTCTGCAGGGACACGTCGAGTTCCGCGACGACCGCATTGAACGCCTCGATCGCACGGTTGTAAGTGCGCTGGCTGCCGTCATAGCTCTCAAGGTCATAAATGGTCTTGAACTCCGCATAAGCGTTTTTCACCAGATCGGTTTCCGGAATTTCGGCCGTTCCCAGCAACTCAGGATAGGTCTGCTTGATCCACGTCTTGACGATATCGGTCATGGACACTGATGACTTTACTTTCGACAACACGATCTTGATGAACTCGAATTCCTTGTCGATCTGCTTGCCTTCCCGCATCGAATTGAACAACTCGGAAAACTGCCGGAAAAACTGCGTCGACGACGCGTAGTCCAGGGTTTCCGGGGGCAGGGGAATAATCATGCCGTCAGCAGCCATGAAGCTGGCCAGTGCCAGATACGACAAGGTGGGCGGCGTGTCGATAATGATCACGTCATATTTTTCGCGCAGCGGCTGCATGGCCTTGTTCAGGACGTCCCAGAACTGGAATGTCGGATCGC comes from Janthinobacterium sp. J1-1 and encodes:
- a CDS encoding ParB N-terminal domain-containing protein; the protein is MSKKDDKRPPRVNKLAARLLGQTANLERNVSENPPTPIASQRNVTMPGQLGAFRIEAQKYQAKIDELQRQLDAAVAKQADGGSDEESAELRARLVQLQEASQAEVEALKAALDEAARNTGKPFDAPANRIRKVAGRQRLLTEAEKEALYANLDNNKLVTPVTLRPAPDGGYEVVSGHNRFDFYVDRGRATIPAVLDLSDDEYADRDAFYANLLHNSLTDYAKYVGFKKLLAEDQTLTVADVAKHAGVPRTTVANLMVFDELPAAAVPLLDAHPDKLGRNAAAELAALHAKGHTEGVMQAIDAIISGAATQSQGVAMATRSSRRAVAPRVAPAPVTVRSGRATYCKVQQAKKVLRLEFATDVDAQLAMSEITKALQVLADGSKK
- a CDS encoding replication initiation protein translates to MNSVAEPDVRYFEHGTALHRVLQEAPYIPRCSDNKTATRTRPREYAVRYPYMQINRPGLVSWLIFDLDHSNSMIWEDAGLPAPNLIVRNRASGNSHLYYAIPPVCTTEAARDKPIAFMKAVYAAFSVVLRADPNFHSGPVAKTPGHPWWSTEELHNSVYELGALADYVDLAVAAPWAKNVNVDDIAHSRHCLLFEHLRHYAYSIVNRERESGSYDTFVRWLDHKAHDLNSFRDKGFEQDLPASSLRATIRSIARWTWNKYTGSGRCKRGIMQLDPDLPLPARQSLAAERTHSERQKSTADRILAACRLLLQRGESLTQIAIGRIAGVTRQTVATYKALVEHTRQALKTPDAQNAAAAPANVKFATHQVPAVGVAFLQLVSLVCIEGSSSESSVIAVSPQRVEDG